In Candidatus Defluviilinea proxima, a single genomic region encodes these proteins:
- a CDS encoding NADH-quinone oxidoreductase subunit A encodes MLEYVAIALMIALATIVALIAIGLGYLFGPRKQSEAKASPYESGITPFGEGTRRMPVRFYMVAVLFILFDIEVVFFLPWAVTFRKLGIFGLIEMIVFIAILLVGYFYAWKKGALEWE; translated from the coding sequence ATGCTCGAATACGTTGCAATTGCACTTATGATCGCGCTGGCAACCATCGTTGCACTGATAGCAATCGGTTTGGGGTATTTATTCGGTCCACGAAAACAGTCTGAAGCTAAAGCATCACCTTATGAATCAGGTATTACTCCCTTCGGTGAAGGGACACGTCGTATGCCTGTGCGTTTTTATATGGTGGCTGTGTTGTTCATCCTCTTCGATATCGAAGTAGTGTTCTTCCTGCCGTGGGCAGTGACGTTCCGTAAGCTTGGGATATTTGGATTGATCGAAATGATCGTCTTTATCGCTATCTTATTGGTTGGATACTTTTATGCGTGGAAGAAAGGAGCTCTCGA